The segment GCCCAGTCACAAATCACTGCCTGAAGGCATTGAGGAGATTGATAGTGCATCAGGCACTCCTTGATTCAGTGAAGAGAGAAACACCCATATTCGTTAGGGTGTCTTGAATAACGCTGAGTAATTGTTCAATCACCGCCGCATCCAATTGGCCAATGCAGCCGATGCGAAAGCTTTCAACGTCGGTTAATTTGCCCGGGTAGATCAAAAAGCCACGAGCCTTCAGCGCCGCATAGAACGTCTTAAATTCAAACGCAGGGTCGGTAGGGCTCAAAAAGGTGGTGATGATCGGCGATAACCATTTATCTTCTAAAAGCGTGCTGAAGCCTAACGCTCGCATGCCTTTTACCAGCATATCACGATTGTGGGTATAACGTGCGCAGCGCCCCGGTACGCCGCCCTCTTCCCGGTGCTGAGCAAGCGCCGCTTGGAAGGCCACCACCGTATGCGTGGGCGGGGTAAAGCGCCACTGGCCAGTGCGTTCCATGTAGTCCCACTGGGCGTGTAAATCCAGGCTCAGCGAGTGGGCACACCCCTTACCAGCAGCAAGTAGCGTCTGGCGAATGATCACAAAACCAAAGCCCGGTACGCCTTCGATGCACTTATTGGCTGATGAAATCAGCACATCAATAGGCGTTTTTGTCAGACTGATCGGTATGCCTCCAAACGAGCTCATGGCGTCCACGATCAGCGTTTTCCCGTGGGCACGCACCACCTCAGCGATGGCTTCTAGCGGGTTCAAAATGCCAGAGCTGGTTTCGCAGTGAACTAGAAACACCGCGGTAATGTCAGCATCTTGCTGTAGCAGTTCCTCCACTTCGTCGGGGTGCGGCGGTAAGTAGTCCCCTTTGTCCAACGTCACATAACGGCGGCCCATCATATCGAGCAGTTGAGCAGCCCGCTTGCCGTAAGCGCCATTCATTAACACCAACACCTTGCCGTTGGGGTTGGTTGCGCAGGCCAGCGCACTTTCAACGGCGAACGTGCCGCTGCCTTGCATCGGCACGCAGGCATAGGCGTCGCTTGCCGCCTCGGCCATGGCAAGCAGTTGCGCACGCACGTCCGCAGTCACACGGTTAAAGTCGTCATCCCAGGAGCCCCAGTCACGCAACATGGCTGCTTTGGTCGCGTGGGAGGTGGTTAGTGGCCCTGGGGTTAAGAGGTAAGGCACTTGTGAATGATTCATCATTTTGGTCTATACCAGATTATAAGCACACATTGGCCGCTGGCGTAGCGGGCTGTTTAGCCCGCCTGGCGCCAACGCTGAGCGTTGTTTAAGAGAACGTGGGTAAGCGCAGTGTGGAGCAGTTTAACCACCAGCGAGGTCAGGAAAATCAGCACAGCCATGGCCGCGGCGCTAGCAAAATAGCCCGCCTCATCCAGATGCAGCACCGCCACTGAAGCAAGCCGCGTATCGCTGTTATAGAGGAACACCACCGCAGACACTGTCGTCATCGCATTGACGAACAGGTAGACAGAAATATCCAGCACGGCAGGTAGAGATACCGGCAATGTCACGCGGCTAAATGTGGTCCAGAACGGTACTTTTAACGAGGCCCCCACGGCTTCAAACTCCGGATCGAGCTGTTTCAGCGCGGTGACAGAAGTAAGGTGACACACCGTATAAAAATGCACTAGCGTGTTGAGAACCAGAATCGCCATAGTCCCGTAAAGCCAGTTAAGGGGGTTACCTGCCTGGTTGAAAAAGAAGATATAAGCCAGGCCCAGCACCATACCCGGCACCGCCATGGGGAGCATGGCCATAAAATGCAGGCCTTGGCGCAGTGGGCGATAGCCTTCACTTTTTTCAATCAGCCACGCATTAAAGAAAATAACCAGTGTACCCACTAACGCGACGCTAAATGCCAGTTTGAGGGAGTTAAACCAAGCACCCCAGCCACCGCCTGCTAAGCCTTGGAAGGTGTAATGCTGCAGTGTGAACGACAGGTTATAAGGCCAAAACTGTATGAGCGAGGCATACACCGCGGTACCAATGACCAGCAGAATAACGCCCGCGACCGAATAACACAGCAGCGCAAACGTCCAGTCTCTCAGCGGGTTAGGCGTTGGTCGCCATGGCACTGCTCGGGCCGAAAGCTGAGCCACTTGGCGTTTCTGTATCCAACGGTCGACGATAAACGATAGCACTGCAGGCATCAGTAGAATAACGCTAACCACCGCGCCCATTTGGAAGTTCTGCTGCCCCACCACTTGGCGATACACATCGGTGGCGAGCACGCTGAATTGGCCGCCAATAATTTTCGGCACACCAAAGTCGGTAATGGCCAGCGTAAAGACCACGAACAGGCATGAAATCAGCCCGTAGCGCACCCCGGGCAGCGTAATCGTCAAAAACGTACGCCACTTCGGCGTGCCCAGTGCTTCTGCTGCTTCATAGAGGCGTGCATCGCTATTGGTCAGCGCAGTGGTTAGCAGCATGAGCGCATGGGGGAAAATCCAGAAACTCATGCCCATCACAATGCCAATCGGCCCATAAATCGAATGTCCAGCCAGCACGTCGTTCAGAAACCCCTGGTTACCAAACAGATACACCAAGCTAATGGCGGGTAGCAACGAAGGCGCCAAAATGGGCAAAATCGCCAACATTCGAAAGAGCCGCTTACCTGGCATACAGGTACGGGTAATGCCGTAGGCGCATAAAAAGGCGAGCCCAGCGACGACCACCGTCGTGGTGAACGCAACGCGCAATGAATTGGCAATCGAATTGACCAGCGCTGGCGTTTGAAAATACTGCACAAAGTTAGCTAGCCCAATAAAGTCGCCACTGCGGTCTTGCAGGCTTTTTACCAACATCGCAAATAGCGGAAACAGCAGGCCGAACACTAGCAGCGCCACGCCCGCTAGCAGCACGATCAGGCGTATCAATGCTTCCAGCGAAGGCGTTGATGCAGGCGCTGAAAATATATTCGCCTTCATGACTGGTTGCTCCCTGCCGGATATAAACGGGCAGCATCGGCAGGCAAATGGATACCCAAGGTTTGCCCTAGCCGTAATCCTAGCGTGGCGCTATCACGGCTGGGAACATCAGCCAGTAACCATTGCTCGGTACTGTTAAGTCGCAGTGATACCCGCTGAAACGCACCCAAAAACTCAATACCTATGACATCACCCCTCAGCCCAGTGGTGCTGGCACTAAGCGCGACTGCTTCGGGGCGAATGGCTAGTTGAGCTGCTTGGTCTTTCGCGTAAGTATGCGGCAAACAAGGGCATGAAATAGTGCCTAGCAGCGCGTGGTTATTCGCCTGGGCGGTCACCTCTAGAAAATTCATGGTGCCGATAAATGACGCCACAAAAGCGCTGGCGGGCTGGTGGTAAATCTCGGCAGGCGTACCCACTTGTTCGATCACCCCGTGATTCATCACCACGATACGATCAGCCATGGTGAGCGCTTCTTCTTGATCGTGGGTCACCATAATGGTGGTCACGCCAAGGCGCGCCTGTAGGGCTTTGATCTGATGTCGCAAATGGCCGCGCACCCTCGCATCCAGCGCGGAGAGGGGTTCATCCAGCAGTAACAAGCCGGGTTCAGTCGCCAGCGCTCGTGCCAACGCAACCCGCTGCTGCTGCCCGCCAGAAAGCGCGGCAGGATACTTATGTTCGCTACCGCTAAGATCCACCAGTGCAAGCAACTCCGCCACGCGGGCATCAATCGTCGCTCGATCACTGCGACGGTTGCGTAACCCGTAGGCAACGTTATCGAACACGGTCAGATTGGGAAACAGCGCATAAGATTGGAACACGATGCCAAAATCCCGCGCCTGCGGGGGCAGTGTGGAAATATCTTTGCCACGCTGAATTAAGCTACCTGCTGTTTGCTGAGCTAGGCCTGCAATAGTGCGCAACAGGGTTGTTTTGCCACAGCCAGAAGGCCCTAAAAAGCATACAAACTCGCCTTCCTGTATCTGTAGCGCAATATTGTCCAGAGCGGTAAAGCTACCGAAGCGCTTGGTGACGCCATCGATGCTTAGGTGCGCAGAGGGTAAGTGGGGTTTCGCCGCCGAGTGAGCCGTCAGCGGCGATGTCAGTGTGGTCTGCATAACATCTCCAAGCCCCGGCCATGGCCGGGGCAGCTGTTCGTGCTTACTGTTCGGTTTTACCGTCGTAGCGGCGCTGCCACTCTGCCAGCACGCGCTCGCGATTAACCGCCGCCCACTGGAAATCGGCATCAATCATGCGATCCGCAATGTCAGCGGGGTAGTTTTCAATCGGCTGTGCCACACCTGGGTAAGCCACGACGGCGTAGCCTTCGTTATAGAGTTCGTTAGCCTCGCGGGAAACAGCCCAATCCATCAGCGTTTGTGCAGCTTCCTGTTTAGCTGTACCCGCAACGATGGCGGCAGCTTCCATATCCCAGCCAAGCCCCTCTTCTGGGAAGATCACTTCAATTGGTGCGCCTTGGGATTTTAACCGTGCACCACG is part of the Halomonas sp. GT genome and harbors:
- a CDS encoding 2-aminoethylphosphonate--pyruvate transaminase; this translates as MMNHSQVPYLLTPGPLTTSHATKAAMLRDWGSWDDDFNRVTADVRAQLLAMAEAASDAYACVPMQGSGTFAVESALACATNPNGKVLVLMNGAYGKRAAQLLDMMGRRYVTLDKGDYLPPHPDEVEELLQQDADITAVFLVHCETSSGILNPLEAIAEVVRAHGKTLIVDAMSSFGGIPISLTKTPIDVLISSANKCIEGVPGFGFVIIRQTLLAAGKGCAHSLSLDLHAQWDYMERTGQWRFTPPTHTVVAFQAALAQHREEGGVPGRCARYTHNRDMLVKGMRALGFSTLLEDKWLSPIITTFLSPTDPAFEFKTFYAALKARGFLIYPGKLTDVESFRIGCIGQLDAAVIEQLLSVIQDTLTNMGVSLFTESRSA
- a CDS encoding putative 2-aminoethylphosphonate ABC transporter permease subunit, with the protein product MKANIFSAPASTPSLEALIRLIVLLAGVALLVFGLLFPLFAMLVKSLQDRSGDFIGLANFVQYFQTPALVNSIANSLRVAFTTTVVVAGLAFLCAYGITRTCMPGKRLFRMLAILPILAPSLLPAISLVYLFGNQGFLNDVLAGHSIYGPIGIVMGMSFWIFPHALMLLTTALTNSDARLYEAAEALGTPKWRTFLTITLPGVRYGLISCLFVVFTLAITDFGVPKIIGGQFSVLATDVYRQVVGQQNFQMGAVVSVILLMPAVLSFIVDRWIQKRQVAQLSARAVPWRPTPNPLRDWTFALLCYSVAGVILLVIGTAVYASLIQFWPYNLSFTLQHYTFQGLAGGGWGAWFNSLKLAFSVALVGTLVIFFNAWLIEKSEGYRPLRQGLHFMAMLPMAVPGMVLGLAYIFFFNQAGNPLNWLYGTMAILVLNTLVHFYTVCHLTSVTALKQLDPEFEAVGASLKVPFWTTFSRVTLPVSLPAVLDISVYLFVNAMTTVSAVVFLYNSDTRLASVAVLHLDEAGYFASAAAMAVLIFLTSLVVKLLHTALTHVLLNNAQRWRQAG
- a CDS encoding putative 2-aminoethylphosphonate ABC transporter ATP-binding protein; translated protein: MQTTLTSPLTAHSAAKPHLPSAHLSIDGVTKRFGSFTALDNIALQIQEGEFVCFLGPSGCGKTTLLRTIAGLAQQTAGSLIQRGKDISTLPPQARDFGIVFQSYALFPNLTVFDNVAYGLRNRRSDRATIDARVAELLALVDLSGSEHKYPAALSGGQQQRVALARALATEPGLLLLDEPLSALDARVRGHLRHQIKALQARLGVTTIMVTHDQEEALTMADRIVVMNHGVIEQVGTPAEIYHQPASAFVASFIGTMNFLEVTAQANNHALLGTISCPCLPHTYAKDQAAQLAIRPEAVALSASTTGLRGDVIGIEFLGAFQRVSLRLNSTEQWLLADVPSRDSATLGLRLGQTLGIHLPADAARLYPAGSNQS